The window TACTAGCCACTCCCTTTGAGATCACTGTTCTAACAAGTTCGTCTCTCCCAGGTGGGAGTTTGAAGAGGTCTCGTCTGATTGACGTTTCTAGTTTTTTTAGTTTCCTGGACGCCACTTCAATCTCTCTGATCTCATGTTCATTGTTGACCTCTCCAGTCCCTCCCTCTGTGATGTAGAGCTCAGTGTAGATCTCATTCAGATGTGTTGGGTTTCCTGCTTTAGCAATCCCCTCAAACACACACTGGAACCTCTTCTTCAGGCCAGATTTAAGTTTACGTTGACTAAATGCAACACAACATAAAGTATGTCAGGGTGTATTTTGTGTAAGTACACGGGAAACTTGATACTTCTGCAAATAACTTGTTTGATTAATCTTTGTACCTGTTTGCAGATGGTCAGCCAGCTGGTCCTGCTTCATTCTTTTGAGGAAGTGTTATGGGAAACTTTATGttaattaattcttgatcatggactcaatcaactgaatgaaaATGTATTGTTCTATGTCTCtttgcatgacacacacacacacacacacacacacacacacacacacacacacacacacacacacacacacacacacacacacacacacacacacacacacacacacaaagtaatgtgtctatagttatattgtgatttcttagtaaatattctatttggtgagagataaactttattatatttatcctagtggatctataattaaacagataaactagtagtagcacatccactgtcaaggaaagcaaaaagttattatcaggagagggagaaagtttaagtggttagcagcagtgtgctagacaatagccccctccatgaggccaccacagctcagcagaacattgttgtagcttcttctggggagaaaaacagagagaaaataaagttaacagctgaaattgcagaaaataatacagttaaagattaAGCAGATAAAGATAAAGCAGATTGTGGAAGAAAGCAGTAgaatgtgaaaagtggtcagtgtatcttccagcagtctaaagcctggtttatgcttctccgtcagctccgcaagggacagatacgcacggattgacggaagcgttttgctctcgtgcttctctgtctcctggagagtgttgcaaagcaattgccgggcaggacaacagagggtgcagcgctgttctgtggtatcctgtcatgtatcggtccaagatcgtgtgtttatattgtgtttttgggtatataagagacttttaacacggagatatttgtctctcattctcccacctcttcatgcgctccccacctctaaacccacgtttcctgtcatttccgtccacaaataaaacgcttgctgcgcatcttttcactcctccagtcacgggatttaaacgttcatatttttagagttttttcgcgaggtattcttcaagcttctccatgtctgccgctagttaaactcggctctctttgcaatggcggcgctgtaaacaacagctgcgtcctgaccaatcacaagcttgcgtaatccgtctcgttcgacggatgtttaaaaaagtgggctcgactccgtacgtacttgcgtgcctgccgaagccctacgcaaggacagataatggcgttgcgtgtctccgcactgatgcagacggagaagcataaatcaggcttaagcctatagcagcataactacagagataactcatgataatctatcctatttagatggaggcatgttggagtcaggacaagggagagccgtctttaccgactgtacactccacctccctctactcccccacttgtccagatttaggctaacatcagattttaaccataggccctatcaaataaaaatgttttaagcctattcttaaaagtagacaaagtgtctgcctcatggactaaggctgggagctggttccacaggagaggagcctgataactaaaagatctgcctcccatcctaattttagatattctgggaaccaccagtagacctgcagtctgagagcgaaatgctcggttaggaacgtatggaacaatcagatcactgatgtatgatggagcttgattattaagagctttttatgtgagaagaaggatcttaaaatctattctgaatttaacaggtagccaatgtagggaagctaagacaggagagatataatctctctttttaattctcatcagaactctagctgcagcattttggacaagctgaagacttttaactacattctgtggacttcctgagagtaatgaattacagtaatccagtcttgatgtaataaatgcatgaactggtttttcagcatcactcctggaaaggatgcttctaatcttagcaatattccgaaggtgcatggaaaaaggaaatcctacaaacctgtttaacctgggatttgaatgtcatggtcaaagatgacaccaaggttccttactttgttctctgagattaatgtaatgccattcaggtcaggtgattggctaagcaatttccttttctggatttatggtccaaagatgagaacttccgtcttgtcttgatttaaaagcaagaagtttagagtcatccaattttttaggtcctcaagacaagcctgtaatctacccaaccgattaggttcatcagggttaatggataaatataactgagtatcgtcagcataacagtggacgtttatcccatgctgtctaatgattttaccaattgggagcatatatatggtaaaaagaattggtccaagcactgaaccctgtggtactccacaagtaaccctggagtatgaagacgatttgtcatgtacatttacaaaatgaaatctgtcagacaggtaggatttaaaccagcctagcgctgttcctttgatccctacaacatgttcaagtctttctaaaagaacattgtgatcaactgtgtcaaaggtagcactgagatctaacaagactagaacagacacaagattcttatccgaggccatgagaatatcatttgtaactctcactaacgcatttcagtgctgtgatactctctaaaaccagactgaaattcctcaaacagagcattagtgtttaaatgctcacatacttggatggccactattttgtcCAGGActatggataaaaatggaaggttagatattgatctataattcattgggtcatctggatccagagaaggcttcttaagtgaaggtttgattacagcaaccttaaaatcttgtggtacatatccatttactaaggattgaTTTATTATatgtagaatgggggcagtaaccaaaggaaatgcttctttaaataatttggttgggattggatccaaaacgcaagttgaaggtttatcaCTGCAAAAATTAGCCATCTTAAAATAAGCTAAAAAATAGTTGAATTTAGTCTAAATGACCTTAAATTAAGTGAAATAATCTGCCAGTGCAGCAAGATAATTGCACTTGGTAAGACTTCttgaaataagaaaaaatatcTACACTTTAGACAAGTGACAGATTTCTTAATACAAGTAGTGAAACACTAATTTCAAgtgcaaaattaaataaaattaactcAAAACTAGCCTGTTGgtgcttttttcagttttttatccCTCTCATGTTGAGATGAACAATCTTGGAACAAGCAACTGTACAAGATTAATCTTCTGCAATCAAGAATCATTAATAGGTtttgttttaaatcaagacaaagaATTTATAATAAAAGAAATTAGGCACAGGGTGTAATAAACAACCTTTATTTGAAATTTCTTTTCAAATGTCAAAAATTTTTCCAAACATCGCACAGATCAACGACTTTCTTAAAAAATCTTAATTTTAAGCGTATTGTTTTGTATTCCTCTAACACATGAAGAACCTCAACATTTCATATACTAAAACTTTGTTTTAAGATGAACATTTTAGACACAGATTTTTTTTTGGTAACGTATACAGTGTCAGGAAGAatctaacaaaaaaaaattaagaatgtaGTTGTAAATGTCTACATCACAACCTCTAAATGTTGGGTAAGAACTTTTCTGAACAAACATGACAGTCTAGCTTGGACAGTGCTACTTCAAACAAAAACTTTTCCACTCTGCCATGGCTTTTTTGTATGAGCCTGTGGTGTCTTGCTCATGGATATTGTCCTTTAAAACTTCAGTCTGAATGACAGACAGAAGGGTTGCCACACACTTTGGATAAGTGAGATGCAGGGTGTAGCAGTATGCCATTAGATACAGCAAACCTTGACCGACGACTTCTTTTGCAAATGTGGTGATGGGAGTGGTTTCCAGTGCCACAAGACAGGATGACCCATCAAACAGCAAAACCGGGCCCAAGAGGGATCTCTTCTGGAGGTACATGGCTGGATCTTCTGTTGGCTAAAGAAAAAGGACAAATTATTTCTTCATGGTAGAACAGAGAATCTGAAATGTTACTGGTGCAGTCCAACTACTTGAGACACAATTGCTGTCCCCACATGACTGACCATTTAATTTTAATTACTTAGAGACTCTGTCTAATACTAATTTTAATTACATTAcattatgagagagagagagagagagagagagagagagagagagagagagagagagagagagaaagatgaaaagtccccaagagagagagagagagagagagagaaagatgaaaagtccccaagagagagagagagagagagagagagagagagagagagagagagagagagagagagagagagagagagagagagagagagagatgaaaagtccccaccatcctgtttattctgcatcctgcagcactacggatcagaaccgctgcagatacaagtcacattactgctacaagtctgctccacacacaggagcaggaagtacagcaagccgttgtagtgaacataatttaaactgtattattgccaacccgtacataatagacatgccatcattgcattgttagcagcagaaattaaatgttgttaccatttccaatacaaatgcatgttaatgaaatacataatattttactgcatatatttatgtgtcatttagactaagatgagtgttattaatacaaagctAAAACGTTACTGAAATGTGggtcaaatatataaaaatattttaactataaatatcagatggtaaaaaggaaataaacactaatctaatgcatattattaagcctttcataataagagtctgttatttcagcctgatcattttgatgttttatttcatattttttagcagcaaaccagttttgtttcacttgaaacgttgtcaaatgaaATATTCAATTAATCCACAGAAGCTTAGATTCAAACACTTAACGATAGCATATTTGGCTTTTGAAAaattgaggcagttgaatgcagtatgtggtggggcatggtcaggatggtaccacctctgcctcaatttgagtcaggaaaaaccctgcatgtacaaaataaaaccacTTGCAGACATTCAATGAGAAAACTAACCTGAAGGACATGAATTAATGCCTCACTGGCATGTCCCAGCTTCTTGGGGGGTACAGCTGGTGATGGGAAGAGCATGGGGAGTGCCCTGAACAGGGCTATGTTGTGTTTCACTGGAACACAGTAAATCAACTTTTAGTTCAACATTACTCTGCCTAAATCTGATTGACAGCTTCATCTTGAGTTCACAAATAATCCCGTGCCACCATTAACAGTCCTGTATTTTTCTAAATACCAGAAAGCATTATTTTGTACACTCATTTGACAAAAATTGTTCATCTTATATTATAGGTCTAGACATTCAAGAGTCAATCACAAGAGCATCGACTCCGCAGCTGACTGGATCTCAAGCCAGTCGGCACTTGCTTACTGCCTGAAttaaataaaagattgtttctatgTTATTATTAAGGATTTGAGCATGCTCTCGTGTCCTTGAATGCACTGGCAGGAGATCCATCTggagctatgctgtgatttgggatcCATTGTGGAGCGACAGATGAACCGCACAAATCCGAATCCAGTCCATATTCTATTTTACAACTAGAAccctccagaacctcctctgctccccaatCACACGcttcaaggtaaccagactgaatgacagctcagaagaggctgcactctcagacatttccaaataaaacaaacaccagGCAGATCGACTTCTTAAATGTAAATAACAACTCGTTACTCTACGATGTATTCAattctatttttaatttattcccgacaggaacctctcctctgtcccgactgtgtttataacctctgcaactagcttggttcttttgcactttggcagccagtgtctcgatctCGCAAGTTTTCTTTTTTCTGGGTAGAACACAGGAATCCCTTAAtgtgctgaggacgtagcgtgaccaaatatggttaattgagggtgtttctgtatatAAATGACTGAACAGACATGAGCACCTGGGTATGCATGTGTGATTTTTAATCAGACGAGTATagaggaacgtgcgtacgagaggccaccgcatgtttcataaatcaggattttgactgttTGTACGAACAATCTAAATTTCTTTCATAGGAAcgaatttaggaatatttctacaAAGTTTTGGTGAATGAGGCCCCAGAATCCTAGCAGTCACAAAGagcaatataaataaaattataaataaatttaaacactgtagactatttttatggtttgttgtgtttaattttaaatgTAGTTGATGTAATGTACAGAAAGGTCAAGCTTCTTGTCCTTGTTGCCCCTCGAACTTATCAATGTTCAAGGACACACAGTGCACTGTCACATCCACTCTTGCCGGATCCACTCCCAGCAGAACCAACCGGACTCCACCTCCTATCAGGCCTCGTGCCTCCGGCACTCGCCAACGTTCCCTACGCCACTCATAAAAGCCGGAAGCATTCTTCCAGACGCCGTCAGTCATCGAGGGTTCTTCAAGCTCAAGACTAGAGCCTCTTTTACCGTAACAGACTCTAAACTCCTTGCTCCGATCCGGAGCCGAACCTCCTGCTCCTCTCTGGAGCACACTCCACCCACACCTGGAGCAGCCAGCTTCTTCCTGCCTCCCGCTCCATCAACTCCAGCCGTGGGGTAAGTCACCATCCGTGACAGGGCTCAGTCATGCTGTCACAGACGGTGAATTACCCCACGGCTGGAGTTGGAGCGGGAGGCAGGAAAAAGCCAGCTGCTCCAGGTGTGTGCTTCCGAGAGGAGCGGGAAATTTGGCTTCTGACGGGAGCAGTAGGTTCGACTCCTGGCCTGATGGGAGGTGGAGTCCGGTTGGTTCCGGCAGGAGTGGATGTGACAGTGCACCCCAGCTATCATCTTTTTCTCTGAGAAAGTTTGGTCTCCTCAGCTTAAGAAATATTTAACTATATACTTTATTAAAGAGGGGT is drawn from Nothobranchius furzeri strain GRZ-AD chromosome 4, NfurGRZ-RIMD1, whole genome shotgun sequence and contains these coding sequences:
- the LOC129161928 gene encoding uncharacterized protein; the protein is MYKKPKPNQDAVWQILDLEFQSRRAFIDSDVLKEEERAGKILEAYPCFKELHNVMDELRRILDKGNCTFLTELKKRWDDFCSTVQFYGVWKKVLKPPMNLDEVKHNIALFRALPMLFPSPAVPPKKLGHASEALIHVLQPTEDPAMYLQKRSLLGPVLLFDGSSCLVALETTPITTFAKEVVGQGLLYLMAYCYTLHLTYPKCVATLLSVIQTEVLKDNIHEQDTTGSYKKAMAEWKSFCLK